The Scleropages formosus chromosome 15, fSclFor1.1, whole genome shotgun sequence genomic sequence ttttttgtttgaagCTGTAGAAGTATTTAGTATGAGATACACAAAGTAATCAGGATGGGGCAAATCTTTTACAGCACTAAATATGTATTCCAACTTTTCATAAAGTGAATTTGACAAGACATGActaaaaatcagtttatttacaaaatttcaGCATTACATAGCTAAAAATCCATCATCTCCCCCCTTAAGTTTCCAAAGTATAAAATCTCAGAAGTGGGTGTTCACAGAATTATTTCAAATACATTCAGTATGGTATAAAGTCCagtttaaaacaaagttaagCAATTGCATTGCAAAGTTGAAGGTGGGGTGGCCACTTGTCTTATGCATGCAAGTATCGTGCCATTGGGTGTGATTTGATGTTTACTAAATGGCTGAGCACTGGGACCTGAGTGCATCTTTCCATTGGTCATTCCCAACCAGCCAGAAAGTTAAGTTACTGAAGATGTGACAGTAAGAGTCAACAGGGCTAGTCTGACTCAGCACATTAAGCTTAAGTTACAACAGTACAGCTTTGCCTCTTCCCCTAATCATGGCTTTCATATCATTAAATGGAGGTTTGTCAGAAAATTGTCCCTGAGATCCTGTCAACTCAAATGCACATACGAATAGGTTTTGTGGCTGTATGAGACATGTTGCATGTACAAGCATGTCTACATTTCACCTCATACTATTGAGTTACCATATAAAGTACTGGTGAAAGACATGGGAAAACTATGGAATTTAAACTAGATCTGATTGGAGGAGAATGAAAAGTAAATTCACTTCTGCACTTGTGTGATTCTAATCCTGCAGGAAGAAAGAATTTGAACTATTACATGCTGCTAGTACAACCTGCCCTGAATATACTATATGCATAGTCCTAATGAAAGGGATGTAAATTTTCTGGAAAACAGAAGCTAGCTGTCCCTTGTGTTAAAGAAATCAAGGCCATGACTTTAGGCCTTGGGTGTGCTATATTTAAAGTCATATGGGGGAAGGATGTTGAGGGGAAACTTATGAAATGTCTGGACTATTGTATTTCAGTTGTCCCTGAGCACCATGTTTCCTGGATTCACTACATCATTGTATGAGAAGTACAAAGCCAGTACCATCTCATACTGTCCCAGCTGATGAATTTGTACATTAGCCATAAACATTTGAAGCAAGAGTAGTTGACTACCAGGCTCATGGTATATGGAGGGTGTGTAATTTTTCCATTCTACCCATTAAATCATTTTAGTTTTGACTGGGATTTTGTTTGAAAGTGTCACTCAGTTTCAGTCACCAACAGCAATAATTCACAGCTAACACTTAAACGTGCTAAACCACACATCCATAAAATCATTAGGTGCACTTATgccaataaaatgtgaaattaaagtgTCAAGTCAATAATAAAGTTAGCCAGATAACAGGTGATATTTCCCCATTTGCATTAATGAAATTGACATACATTTTAAAGACTACTACTTGAACATTAATTGGGAAAGAAAAACCACTAACTGGTTTACTAGCATTTGAACCatgtaatttaaacaaaatccTAGTCAAGGCTTAAGCTCAAGTGGGATGAAGCTCAGCAAAGCCCTAGAGACAACTTGAGTTCCCCCCCTCTGTGTGGAAAAACTACCATTTGCTGTGACACTTAATACTTGAGGGGAAAGGGAGGAGAGAAACCATAGAACTCCAAGCTCATATTAGGCGGGAGTTCTTGAGGAAGTAAATCAGGACCTTGTAGACAAATTTGTACTGCATGAAGGTCTGTACCATCAGCATGCGCTGCTGTCGCAGCCGGGCCAGCATTACAGGGATGTTGATGTTctttttgggggaggggggaaaaaaaaaaaaaaaaaaaaaaaaagtaagttcATGACCCCATGTTCTATACATGTCATATGTAAACTAATGATAGATGTAAGGCTAGCAGCTCACCTGACTTTGCTCCAGGGCACTGATTATGAGCTCTGTGAGGATGACTATGCCCGTCTGGCCTGCCCCAGTGCTGCAGTGCACCACAACTGGGGGGGTCTGGCTTCTAGAAGTGCCCAGCACCCTGTTGGCATCACGTCGCACTGACCGAATTTCTTCCAGGTAGGctgggaggaaggggggggggtgtcacactCCCATATACACTTGAGGATCAGCATGGTACTGGCCTCTTGAGTGGTACTGAGCTGTCAGCAATACTGTAATTACTGATACACTTATACCTGATTTGTGTCCTTTGTTACTGCTTTATTATGAGTGTGCCAACTGTAGCTCCTAATTACCTTCAGGATTAGAAAAGACTAGTTTAACCAGCCACACAGACGGCTCTTTTTAGAtatgtttcaaataaaattatCCATCTTGCTTCATTCcatttcaccccccccccccccattatttaTACTGGGAATATTTAACTGGTGTCTAATATTGGCAGTAAAGAGCTTATATAATAGTTCAAATGCCTAAGATGCATCTTGTGTCGTGTGATAAGGCCATGCTTACAGAGGAAGTCCTGGGGGTCTTCTGGACACCCATTGCTTGCCCACTCAGTGTACTGCAGGTGCCACAGAGGCCTCTCCTGCCCAGAGATCAGGTTCTTAACAGTCAGTCCAGTGGTGGTGTAGCATCCAAAGTCTGTGCAGAACTTAGTGGTCACTTTGAAGCAACCATGGATCGTAAGgctctgcttcagctgaggcCAGTAGCGCTTGCTCTGTGGCCTGCTGCCCTCCTGCAACAGAGCCATAGCAGAGGTTCTTGGGACCTggatcattttcaaaaaaaaaaaaaaaagttagcacTGTTAAAAACCAACCCTGACAACCAAGCAACTGAATAAAACATAAGCTAGTGCAGCCATCCGGGGAGCCATTCCATCAGAACAGATTTTGCCACCAACATGGGCTCACATCCAGGCCTAATCCTGATTGTAGCACACAGTTATAAATGGAAATTACAACACCAACGCTAACAATCAAGACACCATTAAGAGTGAGAACAGTTGTTCCTTctataaaagtaattttaaaaacaccCCACAAAAATGCTAGGAATCTTCCCTGAAAAATCCAAATATTACATCCAGCTAATTTCAAATGGTAGACAATTACCAGTCACTGAACAGTTAACTAAAAATGTCTGAACATGTATTCTAATATAGGAACCTTAACATTCAGTAATTACAAAACCCTTCATTGTTTGAGCAAGGATATGCATTCAGAAAAGATGTTTTAAGATTAATCATTTTATTGAACAAAACTACTCAAGTCAGTGTCCACTTGTACAGCTGCAAAGGTCtgttcaaataatttaaaaacaaaagctacTCAGTATGAATAGAAATCCTTTAAAGCCACAAGTTAGTGGAAATATCACAACCTTACTGAACACTGAAGTTCAGGGCTAAACATATTACaaccaaaatgtaaatggagaaaTTACAAGCAAGCATCTCATGCTTATACAAGTAAATTTACCCATTCTCATGCATCTCTTGCAACTGATGTTTCCAGAAAGTTAGGGATATTGGGCAATAAGGGGAAGttcatttgtaaaatgtaaGAAAGCCTTCAAGAAAGGTGAAATGGTATCCTGACGGGGGGGGCAGGGCAGTTATATGTTATGAGGAAAACCAATTCAATACTGGTGTTTTTCCAACATTGACATACCATCTTAGTTTCTCATGGCATAGAAGCAGAACATGTAATAAAGTACAATTTTGTCATctgccctcctccccccccccccatccctttCCCACCCTTCAAAGAACTGTGGGGCTTGTCAGAAAGGGCCTCACGAACCTCCTCTGCTGTAACCATGGCGATGATATTCACTCCCTGCTCCCAGACCATCTGCCAGAAGTCCTGGAATGTGTTTGGCAGGGGTCCTTGTGCAGCAATGTAGTGCCATTCTTGTCCAGCATTGGAAACCTGGGCACAGACacagggtgggggggaggagagagagagagaggaaaaaaaaaaaaagcacacaaaaacagaCCTATAGTGGGACAGCATCCACAAACTTACTATACAGCACAAAAATGTGAACTGACAGTGATAAAAATTAAGCCACCCTAGTTTATTGCAGAAAAGTAATTGTAAGCCATTTTGAGTTTAATGTACTGAAGTGAGACACTGGCTTTTTGAAGTCACTCTACAGATCAAGGACATGAACCAATAACCTAAAGGAAAGGCACACTGTTCTTTGCTGTGAAAAGTGAGATGCATGCTTTCCCCACCCCACCTGTGTACACTGTTTCCCATCTACAGCTTAAGATAGTAGAGTGAGATGTTTCAGGATTCTATATGGACAGAGGCATTAACATGTGATCAAAGCTGCctcgtttaatttttttgtggtggGGGGTATGCTTTACAGCAATTCCTGCCCTTCTTTTGAAGGTGGAAGTGAAAGGACATGTAATCTGGTTCAGACAGACTAGCTTCCACACCATAGCACATTTCTCAACATCCACTATCCCTTGTTCACTGGAGCAGGATGTGTGTGGTGACCCTACACCTCTCCCTGAACACAGCTCTTGTGCACACAGACTGCTGTCATTGGGCACAGGGCCTACCCTGCTGCAGCCAGAATAGTAATCACTGCATGTAACCCTGCAGAGATGCCCGTAGCTTCAGGGTCTGGTTTGTGTGCGAGTCACTGTGCATCTAGCAGGAGGGCAAGAGTATGTGTGACAGGTAGAGGTGCGTTTGAGAAGTGTGATGTGTCCAAGAACAACTTTACCACATataaccggtacaccccagccaggccccttctcatctacttctgcttacttggtggtcctgcgcacaaaagtcaaagcttggaggttctcagCTCTGGGtcagttgtggtggaatgacctttccccatcactcagaactgcagaaactattttgaagggtctgaaaacccaccttttccagatccacttcgcccaagatctctccagctcatttatggtgtaactgagCACacaactccataagcatccccagatacaacctttattcagccattactctggtattgtacttaCTTGTGTAAGTTAtactacttttttaaaaaaaaaaaaaaaaaaaaaaaaaaaaaaaaaaaaaaaaggggggggggggatattgggatttgtctatcctgtgtcttatgcacctactttaacaatgaacctcagtgcagcaagtggtagggaacaaactaggtttgcttgagactcatgtctgcagctatgtctcctcttaatgtcatgcataagttgtacttttgctgagatgtatgtcactttggacaaaagcatctgctaaatggataaatgtaaactggcAACAGACCATGCTGTTCCCATTGGTTCTTGGCGTACATATCAGAATGGAGAAAAGTTTAAACCAAGATTCTCTACCACCTACCTTTTGTATAGTTATGGTTATAAAGCAGGAGTAGAAGTAGGGTGATAAAAGATAAGCAGGCTAAAGCAAGACATTACAAAACTCTGGCCTTCtgcattacattgtatttttaaattttctaaataCGACCCACTCCTGTAAATCTGCACAACAACTGAACAGTAAGGCAAAATTTCTTCCAGATCAAACAAAAAATGGTGAGGGGAAATTGGACTGCCAAGGACAATTTTGGTGACCATGGAAACAGAATCCAAGCCATTCCAAAATAGTACCATTGTGATTAGCATTATTGTGGTTGCTTTGAAACTGGTTATAAATTGTGCCAACATCTATAAAAATTGTCAAATGAATTTTGACCATTAATCACTGAATTATAGCTAGTCTATAGCTTAAGAGTCTCTTCCTAAAGGCCATTGCATGCATTTTCAGTCAAGCATCTTTAAATGCATTTGTTCATACATCTGATTATGTATCCATCAGCATTATTACATTAAGTTCTTGCTGCACTGTTATCAAACCTTAATGTGCGATGCATTGATATATCCAGTGTGGTTCTCCTTGGTGGGCATCAGCATCACCCGGTTCTCCTCATATGGCACCACGTCAGGGAGTTGATTcccctctgtgctgctgggcagCAAGGCAGCGGCAGCTGCTATCCTGTCATTTGCTTTCCATGGGATCTGCACAAACTCAGCAGCCACCTGTTCCTCTTCTGCCAGCTTCCACTCCAGGAGCTTACACTGCAGGACCCATAGAGATAAACAGTTAAACATGTCCTTAAAGCTGAGGGAACATCATTCCACAAGTCACCCAATTATGTAGCCTGGGCACAACAATCTGAAGCAAGTATTTCCCTTAAATTATATTGTAGTgtcaaatattttgcatttacaaatactgtaaacactTGCTTCATGAGCTGCTTGTTACAGGGGAAGTTTGAATCTCAGTATGTGGCATTTAGATCATAATTATGGGACAAATAAGCAAAGATGTATTTAGAAAAAGGCAACTAAACAATTCCCTTGACAGGCAGTACTTCCACAGCCTAGCAGTCTGATGCCACTAAGGCTGTGCGATTGGTGTGCTCCAAAAGCAAAATGTAGGCAGCCACACAGTCAGTAAATGTTAAAACACACCATTAAAATCTTTACTGTAGCCTGTTGTCCTGCTCAATCTCAAATGCTTCATTCTGAATTCATTCCCATGGTGTCACATTCCTGCCCTGTCTTGCAGGAGCAAGAGCAGTTTCCTACCAAATGCCTTGGATCCTACAAGTGACAGTTCCTTTGCATCACCCTTTACTTAAAGCCAAGCTCAGTCACAGCAGACCAGTTTAGGCCACTTACCTGTTCAATGTTATGATGCCCAAAAGGACCATGGGGTTGACTCTCCAAGATAGGGGGCCTAGCTGTATAGGGTCTGTTCTGGCCAAATGTCCAGATGAGCCTCCTTGGAGAGTCTTTCTCCATTTCttgctttttctgcattttgagAAAAGGGTATAAGGCACCCTATCAACTACAGGAAGTTATGCAAAATTATTTcccatttttccaaaaaaattccTAAAAAAACCTTCAAACAGCTAGGCTGAGAAATGTACAATATCCACTAATGTGTCATATTCTCAGCCCAAACTGTAGTGATAGGGAACAAATGCAGATTATATTGCTTTGTGCAGAAAAGACAGGGATTAACAGGTAAAATTGAAcctaaaaaaaagacattgatCTGTCTGCACTGTACTTAATTGTAGTTTTATTATCATAGGGACAGCACCATGTGGTCTTCCAGTCCTTGTAAGAAAGTGTTCTTACCCTCTGCATAATCTCTCTCTCCACAAAGCTATCAGCTGCAGAGAACATCTCCGACGAGGGCCGCTCTTTGACCACTTTAACTTTTTCCTTCACACGTGTCAGGACTGGTTCTGAGACTGATGGTGCAAGCATGCTTCCACTGAGCTGGTATTGCTGTGCACATGCAACTGTGCTGTCCTGGCTCTGAGCCTTGCCTTTCAAACTAGCTGGAGCCACCTCAGCAGCCTGCGGAAGGCCAGGATGGGCCATGCCCCTAGGGGCCGTGTACACAGGTGGAGGCCTGTTTGAGATGCTGGCCAGCGCAGCCTGTAGCTGAGGGCTAATCGAGCACTGGTTGAATGACTGGGTTTGGTGGCAGAGGACTGGGGTCTCTTCAATTTCCTTTTCACTCTCACTGCTGCGGATGAGCACTGCAGCATCAGACAGGGACCTTGTGTGCTGGGGTGAAGAGGGACACACCTCTTCCCTGAGGGTGTTTCTTCTCACAGTAGAGGCACTGAGCGACCTGAGGGCCATGGCCTCAATGTTCCGTACCATGCTGCTCATTGTTTCCAGGCTAGAGTGCTCACCGAGGGCTGCCCGTGTCAGGGGCTCAGTCTGCTGAAAGGCGTGACGAATTACTGAGCTCTCTGGTTGGAAGCGCCCCACCGACTGCCGGACCCTCCTTGCTCCCAGCTCCAGGCTGCTGCTTCTGGGGCACCCATATGGTGGAGCAGCCAGGTCAGGTGTGCTGGCAGTAGGTCGGAAGACAGGGTAAGGGAGTGGTGGGCTCTTCAGCATATGTGCAGTACTGTAACCAGCAGCACCAGGCTGCTCACCAGTCAACTCTGGTGTGCTGACTGTGTGAGCGATGATACCAGTGGGCTTGTTGGTGGGGCCTGAAGAATGAGTAAAAGGTGTGGTGGTTGCAGGCATGCTGTATCTCATCTGAGATCCCCAGGGGCCAGGCAAACGTGAAGACTGCTCCAGCATTTCAGGTTGGCTATACACTAGTGCCGCCTGCTGCCTGTTGGCAAAGGAGCTACTGAGGTTAAGGCTGCTCTGCCGAACAGCCATCTCGTAATCGGGTGTGGGCTGGTATGATGGTGCGATGATTGCACTGCGACTATAGTCAAGCTGCATGATGTCATTACTCCCTGGAATGCTAATGTTGGAGGAGACTGGCGAGGCTTGCACAACTGCCTGCAAGCGGCTCAGTGGGCTTGTGCTGGGGGTGTTACACACACTTCCCCTGTGGGCCAAGCAATTCAGGAAGCTGTACTCCATTGAACTTTGGTCTGGACTCATCTCAGACAAGTAATAGGGGCCCTCCTGAGGAATGTCTTTTGGGAAGGGGACAATGAAaattggggggggagggaaaaaaaaaaaaaaaaaaacccacacaaaagtGTTACATGTACCTTACACCTTTTGTTTTGGaacaaatacatcagtaaatttgtgtttttccattcacattttcagatatTTCCAATTCCATTTATGCATATTTAGCTATTCTGTCAATTTGGGTTTAAATAGGAGGAACAGGCCAATTAAAGAAATTCTAAAATATCACAGCACTATTTTAACGCTTTCTAAAATTATAGGAAGTTGACCACCTTTCCCTGCAAACTGACCTGAAGCCAGACATAATGGAAGAGGTTACACAAAAATTAACAGCAGCTTTGTTGGTACCTTGAGAGCTTTGCTGGTCCTGTTCTCCATACTGGGCAGGAAGGGACTTGAGAATGTAGGATGGAGGTCTTGTCTAAGAGGACAGGCATGGCACATCACTGTACTGCTGAGACATGTCTGGCAGCAGATGAGCTGGCTATGAGATGTCACCAACAGATATAGGAATCTGGTACCATGAGAAGCTAGCCATGCAAGTGCCAAGACCCAGCATCTTGTATAATCATGGCAATTAAACAATGTAACCTGACTGCAGCCAGTGCTGCACACTGGACCAAAAAGATACCTaaatttatagtttatttttaatccatACAGGTTAATTTAGGCATCTTATTTTGTACCTTTTCCTTAGAAGCATGTGTCTAATCACTGATCCACATCACAGCAAAAGGACCATTGTTGATTCGAATCCTAGCTTACTCTTACTGAAGACCATCCTGTATGTACACTCCAGAGTAAACAGTGTTGTAATCAATACACTGATGGCTGCCATGAAAGACATCTGCTGCATCAAGAGACTGGTATTCGTTTTATGAAAAAAGCCCTCCTGGCATCCTATGATCCACAAGACAGATGCATTGGCTGGTGAACCCATGGGAGGGTCTTACCGTGGTTGAACCACTCCATGTAGTTCGTCTCTCTATTGAGACTGGTGAGCACTCAAACCTGCAGACACCACAAGCAAGTGTAAAAATATTGTGAAAAATGGGGGGAGTTCTGTTTCAATGGG encodes the following:
- the LOC108922047 gene encoding tyrosine-protein phosphatase non-receptor type 14-like isoform X2, whose protein sequence is MPFPFKIRRLYSFSSKNSFLVRVRLLDNTVIECTQPVESTGQECLETVGQKLQLTETQYFGLWFQSKSQFQRWVVLEKALKKQLDKFATDHLLYFGVMFYMPSVLSLEQEVTRYQYYLQVKKEILEGRLRCSFEQGIKLAGFAVQADFGDVSQFESQDFLQEYALFPVGWTCADKEVLEKWTQKVAEEHKRLCGMTAAAAELLYIRDVEKLDNFGEESIPAKDGYANDVYLGASFIGLFVRHRNGRPIVLHRWNDVGNITHSRSTVTVEILSKGNTIAFQTDDMETAKYIARLLTSKQKFYKQNISAKFECSPVSIERRTTWSGSTTTRPPSYILKSLPAQYGEQDQQSSQDIPQEGPYYLSEMSPDQSSMEYSFLNCLAHRGSVCNTPSTSPLSRLQAVVQASPVSSNISIPGSNDIMQLDYSRSAIIAPSYQPTPDYEMAVRQSSLNLSSSFANRQQAALVYSQPEMLEQSSRLPGPWGSQMRYSMPATTTPFTHSSGPTNKPTGIIAHTVSTPELTGEQPGAAGYSTAHMLKSPPLPYPVFRPTASTPDLAAPPYGCPRSSSLELGARRVRQSVGRFQPESSVIRHAFQQTEPLTRAALGEHSSLETMSSMVRNIEAMALRSLSASTVRRNTLREEVCPSSPQHTRSLSDAAVLIRSSESEKEIEETPVLCHQTQSFNQCSISPQLQAALASISNRPPPVYTAPRGMAHPGLPQAAEVAPASLKGKAQSQDSTVACAQQYQLSGSMLAPSVSEPVLTRVKEKVKVVKERPSSEMFSAADSFVEREIMQRKKQEMEKDSPRRLIWTFGQNRPYTARPPILESQPHGPFGHHNIEQCKLLEWKLAEEEQVAAEFVQIPWKANDRIAAAAALLPSSTEGNQLPDVVPYEENRVMLMPTKENHTGYINASHIKVSNAGQEWHYIAAQGPLPNTFQDFWQMVWEQGVNIIAMVTAEEEGSRPQSKRYWPQLKQSLTIHGCFKVTTKFCTDFGCYTTTGLTVKNLISGQERPLWHLQYTEWASNGCPEDPQDFLSYLEEIRSVRRDANRVLGTSRSQTPPVVVHCSTGAGQTGIVILTELIISALEQSQNINIPVMLARLRQQRMLMVQTFMQYKFVYKVLIYFLKNSRLI
- the LOC108922047 gene encoding tyrosine-protein phosphatase non-receptor type 14-like isoform X1; the encoded protein is MTAAAAELLYIRDVEKLDNFGEESIPAKDGYANDVYLGASFIGLFVRHRNGRPIVLHRWNDVGNITHSRSTVTVEILSKGNTIAFQTDDMETAKYIARLLTSKQKFYKQNISAKFECSPVSIERRTTWSGSTTTRPPSYILKSLPAQYGEQDQQSSQDIPQEGPYYLSEMSPDQSSMEYSFLNCLAHRGSVCNTPSTSPLSRLQAVVQASPVSSNISIPGSNDIMQLDYSRSAIIAPSYQPTPDYEMAVRQSSLNLSSSFANRQQAALVYSQPEMLEQSSRLPGPWGSQMRYSMPATTTPFTHSSGPTNKPTGIIAHTVSTPELTGEQPGAAGYSTAHMLKSPPLPYPVFRPTASTPDLAAPPYGCPRSSSLELGARRVRQSVGRFQPESSVIRHAFQQTEPLTRAALGEHSSLETMSSMVRNIEAMALRSLSASTVRRNTLREEVCPSSPQHTRSLSDAAVLIRSSESEKEIEETPVLCHQTQSFNQCSISPQLQAALASISNRPPPVYTAPRGMAHPGLPQAAEVAPASLKGKAQSQDSTVACAQQYQLSGSMLAPSVSEPVLTRVKEKVKVVKERPSSEMFSAADSFVEREIMQRKKQEMEKDSPRRLIWTFGQNRPYTARPPILESQPHGPFGHHNIEQCKLLEWKLAEEEQVAAEFVQIPWKANDRIAAAAALLPSSTEGNQLPDVVPYEENRVMLMPTKENHTGYINASHIKVSNAGQEWHYIAAQGPLPNTFQDFWQMVWEQGVNIIAMVTAEEVPRTSAMALLQEGSRPQSKRYWPQLKQSLTIHGCFKVTTKFCTDFGCYTTTGLTVKNLISGQERPLWHLQYTEWASNGCPEDPQDFLSYLEEIRSVRRDANRVLGTSRSQTPPVVVHCSTGAGQTGIVILTELIISALEQSQNINIPVMLARLRQQRMLMVQTFMQYKFVYKVLIYFLKNSRLI